One region of Natronorubrum aibiense genomic DNA includes:
- a CDS encoding DUF7511 domain-containing protein: MSGSATGHDDRSVSDRLATAAANTEHAPALECVVVRYRDRPDRCTIAPRECTEDERLTNWLSADMAAVVDLDDAR; the protein is encoded by the coding sequence ATGAGCGGTTCCGCAACTGGTCACGACGATCGAAGCGTTAGCGACCGATTGGCCACCGCTGCGGCGAATACGGAGCACGCACCCGCACTCGAGTGCGTCGTCGTCCGGTATCGAGATCGGCCGGATCGCTGTACGATCGCCCCACGCGAGTGTACGGAGGACGAACGGTTGACCAACTGGCTGTCGGCCGATATGGCTGCGGTCGTCGACCTCGACGACGCTCGGTGA
- a CDS encoding FAD-binding oxidoreductase — translation MAQVGKHPGEKALAELPGGAVRSFETGIGGNVILPADPEYERERQVWNGMIDKYPAIIARCAGTADVVSAVTFAREQDLPLAVRCGGHNVAGTAVCDGGLVVDLSAMHGVRVDRERRTVRVEGGATLGDVDRETQLFGLATALGAVSETGVAGLTLNGGYGHLSRQYGLAMDNLRSVDVVTADGQVHTASADRNADLFWGLRGGGGTLGVVTSFEFDLHEVGPEVDAFFVWFHADDMADVMTRFLEWTDDAPREAGVLVFTAHVPELEEFPEEMWGEPAIAMLGSSRGDLEADDVFEPLRSSATPTADLSGPMAYADLQSMLDEDYPDGLRYYWKSIFLTDVTDEVVDIMDRYTESAPSALSTIDLWHLGGAVAEVPQDATAFWHRDKPYMLNFEANWEDEADDDANVTWGREGIAEVAALAVASGSYGNFPGMNEDPVKLRFGDNYERLLEIKSKYDPENLFGTIAPSASNSADN, via the coding sequence ATGGCACAAGTTGGCAAACACCCGGGTGAGAAAGCGCTCGCGGAGCTACCGGGCGGTGCGGTCCGGTCGTTCGAAACGGGGATTGGCGGCAACGTAATCCTTCCAGCAGATCCGGAGTACGAACGGGAACGACAGGTCTGGAACGGGATGATCGATAAGTACCCGGCGATCATCGCCCGCTGTGCCGGCACTGCCGACGTCGTTTCGGCAGTGACGTTCGCCCGCGAACAGGACCTGCCGCTCGCGGTTCGATGCGGCGGCCACAACGTCGCCGGGACGGCCGTCTGTGACGGCGGGCTCGTCGTCGACCTCTCGGCGATGCACGGCGTGCGCGTCGACCGTGAGCGACGGACCGTTCGCGTCGAGGGTGGCGCGACGCTCGGCGATGTTGATCGGGAAACACAGCTGTTCGGGCTGGCGACGGCGCTTGGAGCCGTCTCGGAGACGGGTGTCGCGGGGCTCACACTCAACGGCGGCTACGGCCACCTGAGTCGCCAGTACGGGCTCGCGATGGACAACCTGCGAAGCGTCGACGTCGTGACCGCCGACGGGCAGGTTCACACCGCCAGCGCCGACCGTAACGCAGACCTGTTCTGGGGACTCCGCGGCGGTGGCGGTACACTGGGTGTGGTCACTTCGTTCGAGTTCGACCTTCACGAGGTCGGCCCCGAAGTGGACGCCTTTTTCGTCTGGTTCCACGCTGACGACATGGCCGACGTGATGACCCGGTTCCTCGAGTGGACCGACGACGCGCCGCGGGAAGCGGGTGTGCTCGTCTTCACTGCCCACGTCCCCGAACTGGAGGAGTTCCCCGAGGAGATGTGGGGCGAGCCCGCTATCGCGATGCTCGGCTCGTCCCGTGGCGACCTCGAGGCCGACGACGTTTTCGAGCCGCTGCGCTCGAGTGCGACGCCGACCGCCGATCTCAGCGGGCCGATGGCGTACGCCGACCTGCAGTCGATGCTCGACGAGGACTACCCCGATGGGCTGCGCTACTACTGGAAGTCGATCTTCCTGACCGACGTTACCGACGAGGTCGTCGACATCATGGACCGGTACACTGAGTCAGCACCGTCGGCGCTCTCGACGATCGATCTCTGGCATCTCGGTGGAGCGGTTGCCGAGGTGCCACAGGACGCGACCGCGTTCTGGCACCGGGACAAGCCGTACATGCTCAACTTCGAGGCCAACTGGGAGGACGAAGCCGATGACGACGCGAACGTGACCTGGGGCCGCGAGGGAATCGCCGAAGTGGCGGCACTGGCAGTTGCGTCGGGAAGCTATGGTAACTTCCCGGGCATGAACGAAGATCCAGTGAAACTGCGCTTCGGTGATAACTACGAACGACTGCTCGAGATCAAATCGAAATACGATCCCGAAAACCTGTTCGGAACGATCGCCCCGTCGGCCAGCAACAGCGCCGACAATTGA
- a CDS encoding cupredoxin domain-containing protein → MWTRRTFVGAVAGTATLLSGCLGDDNGDDDEGEDDDDEGVGSYDTRLDEMDDYDLIDHTGESEVAIQISPNRDPPFDPDPIVVDRLTTITWRWGDSSGEVYPIEIPSPCQWSGSDGGTSHSWEFPFEGKYDIGYTAADVEEVTGTMFVVDPNE, encoded by the coding sequence ATGTGGACGCGACGGACATTCGTCGGCGCTGTTGCCGGTACAGCAACCCTGCTTTCGGGCTGTCTCGGGGACGACAACGGCGACGATGACGAGGGTGAAGACGACGACGATGAGGGGGTCGGGAGCTACGACACGCGACTCGACGAGATGGACGACTACGATCTGATCGACCACACCGGAGAGTCCGAAGTGGCGATCCAAATCTCGCCGAACCGCGACCCGCCGTTCGATCCAGACCCGATCGTCGTCGACAGGCTGACGACGATCACCTGGCGATGGGGCGACAGCAGCGGCGAGGTGTATCCGATCGAGATCCCCAGCCCGTGTCAGTGGTCCGGCAGCGACGGTGGCACCAGTCACTCCTGGGAGTTCCCGTTCGAGGGGAAATACGACATCGGCTACACCGCAGCGGACGTCGAGGAAGTCACTGGTACGATGTTCGTCGTCGATCCGAACGAGTGA
- a CDS encoding SLC13 family permease — translation MIAGVSTGALVVFALIGAALVLFVTEAIPTDVTAIGIIVSLAALEPLTGVGYRAAISGFASTATITIIAMYMLSAGIQRTGLVQRLGLSLAKVTKGSETRALAATVATTGPLAGIINNTPVVAVFVPMISELAEKTGISPSKLLLPLSYAAILGGTLTLIGTSTNLLASEFAVELLGRDPIGMFEFTPLGLIILLVGLTYLMTVGRWLTPARIPADADLVEEFDLEDHLAHVRVGSKSTAVGHTVSDLEARAESNVRILQLRREADLEPRSAETGSILEYDDAVDGSAEASGRDQQLREASDRNSPLESDASAVTNAPDSDQRRPVSESYVAVRTDQRIREDDVLTVHGTLQAVNRFVTEQGLQQLVRKPVTDETFDDSTSEDSLAKAIVPDESSFVGETVAETGLRDLYGTTVLAIRHDGNLLRTDLGDHRLEPGDVLLLQTIPSSIRHFADSSDLVVIEADAFDRPLEDNVDDLAPLSPKTPITVAIMAGVIGAAALGIAPIVISALAGVFFMVVTGCLSISDAYDAVSWNVIFLLAGVIPLGVALEATGGSQLIAAGLVSTASYLPLVAVLLLFSIVTGLLANVITPVATIVLMSPVAIDAATSLGASAFSFLLAVMFASATSFMTPVGYQTNLMVYGPGGYEFTDFIRVGGPLQLLLAGVTTAGIVLIWGL, via the coding sequence ATGATCGCCGGCGTGTCGACCGGCGCGCTGGTCGTCTTCGCGCTCATCGGTGCCGCGCTCGTATTGTTCGTCACCGAAGCGATCCCGACCGACGTGACGGCGATTGGGATCATCGTCTCGCTGGCCGCCCTCGAGCCGCTGACCGGCGTCGGCTATCGGGCGGCGATTTCGGGCTTTGCGAGCACCGCGACGATCACGATCATCGCCATGTACATGCTCAGCGCCGGGATCCAGCGGACCGGACTGGTCCAGCGACTCGGTCTTTCGCTCGCGAAAGTCACGAAGGGCAGCGAGACGCGCGCGCTGGCGGCGACAGTCGCCACCACGGGACCGCTCGCGGGGATCATCAACAACACGCCCGTCGTCGCGGTCTTCGTTCCGATGATCTCCGAACTCGCCGAGAAGACCGGCATCTCGCCGTCGAAACTCCTCTTGCCGCTGTCGTACGCGGCGATCCTCGGCGGCACCCTGACGCTCATCGGAACCTCGACGAACCTGCTGGCCAGCGAGTTCGCCGTCGAGTTGCTCGGTCGCGACCCCATCGGGATGTTCGAGTTCACGCCGCTCGGCCTCATTATCCTGCTCGTCGGCCTGACGTACCTCATGACCGTCGGCCGCTGGCTGACGCCGGCACGAATCCCCGCCGATGCGGACCTCGTCGAGGAGTTCGATCTCGAGGACCACCTCGCTCACGTTCGCGTCGGCTCGAAATCCACCGCCGTCGGCCACACGGTTAGTGACCTCGAGGCCCGCGCTGAGTCGAACGTGCGGATTCTCCAGCTTCGCCGAGAGGCCGACCTCGAGCCTCGGTCGGCGGAGACGGGATCGATCCTCGAGTACGACGACGCCGTCGACGGGTCGGCCGAAGCGAGCGGCCGCGACCAGCAACTCCGCGAGGCCAGCGATCGCAACAGCCCGCTCGAGTCCGACGCGTCGGCCGTGACCAACGCGCCCGACAGCGACCAGCGCCGCCCGGTGAGCGAGTCGTACGTCGCAGTGAGAACCGACCAGCGCATTCGCGAGGACGACGTGCTCACCGTCCACGGCACCCTGCAAGCGGTCAATCGGTTCGTCACAGAACAGGGCCTTCAGCAACTCGTCCGCAAACCGGTGACCGACGAGACGTTCGACGACTCGACCAGCGAGGACTCGCTCGCGAAAGCGATCGTCCCCGACGAATCGTCGTTCGTCGGCGAAACCGTCGCTGAAACCGGCCTTCGAGACCTCTACGGCACGACTGTGCTCGCGATCCGCCACGACGGCAACCTGCTCCGGACCGACCTCGGCGACCACCGACTGGAACCCGGCGACGTCCTCTTGCTCCAGACGATCCCCAGTTCGATTCGCCACTTCGCCGACTCGAGCGATCTTGTCGTCATCGAAGCGGACGCGTTCGATCGCCCCCTCGAAGACAACGTCGACGACCTCGCGCCGCTGTCGCCGAAAACGCCGATCACCGTCGCGATCATGGCGGGGGTGATCGGCGCGGCTGCCCTCGGAATCGCCCCCATCGTCATCAGTGCGCTCGCCGGCGTCTTCTTCATGGTCGTTACGGGCTGTCTCTCGATCAGCGACGCCTACGACGCCGTTTCCTGGAACGTCATCTTCCTGCTCGCCGGCGTGATCCCGCTCGGAGTCGCTCTCGAGGCGACTGGCGGCTCACAGCTCATCGCCGCCGGACTGGTGTCGACGGCGAGCTATCTCCCGCTCGTGGCGGTCCTGTTGCTGTTTTCGATCGTGACGGGGCTGCTCGCGAACGTCATCACACCCGTCGCGACGATCGTGTTGATGAGCCCCGTCGCGATCGATGCCGCGACGAGTCTGGGCGCGTCGGCGTTTTCGTTCCTGCTCGCAGTGATGTTTGCCTCCGCAACGTCGTTTATGACGCCGGTGGGCTACCAGACGAACCTGATGGTGTACGGTCCCGGCGGCTACGAGTTCACCGACTTTATCCGAGTCGGTGGCCCGCTACAGCTCCTGTTGGCGGGAGTTACGACGGCCGGAATCGTCCTCATCTGGGGTCTGTAA
- a CDS encoding GTP-dependent dephospho-CoA kinase family protein: protein MTRDDDRAATATDDEPLLVLPDDLRHELKEPMGPIETDADRLLKAVDGPLIAVGDVVTYHLLEAGRPPDVAVVDERTKRKTVDEEIRETVTEETTLEVANPPAELSAAMIEALVDALARDEPTTILVDGEEDLVALPAIVAAPEGASVVYGQPDEGMVHVKVADDHREAMRDLLERFEGDTERFWSLLEGC, encoded by the coding sequence GTGACTCGCGACGACGACCGCGCGGCAACCGCCACCGACGACGAGCCACTGCTGGTGCTTCCTGACGACCTCCGACACGAACTCAAAGAGCCGATGGGCCCAATCGAAACCGACGCCGATCGACTCCTCAAGGCCGTCGACGGCCCGCTGATCGCCGTCGGCGACGTCGTCACCTACCACCTGCTCGAGGCGGGGCGGCCGCCGGACGTCGCCGTCGTCGACGAACGGACCAAACGGAAGACGGTCGACGAGGAGATCCGCGAGACCGTCACCGAGGAAACGACACTCGAAGTCGCGAACCCGCCCGCCGAACTGTCTGCGGCGATGATCGAGGCACTCGTCGACGCCCTCGCTCGCGACGAGCCAACCACGATCCTGGTCGACGGCGAGGAGGATCTGGTCGCGCTGCCAGCGATCGTCGCTGCCCCCGAGGGGGCAAGCGTCGTCTACGGCCAACCCGACGAAGGGATGGTCCACGTCAAGGTCGCAGACGACCACCGCGAGGCGATGCGCGACCTGCTCGAGCGCTTCGAGGGCGACACCGAGCGGTTCTGGTCGCTGCTCGAAGGGTGCTGA
- a CDS encoding MATE family efflux transporter, with protein sequence MTGRQAAAVAFLAETLERLGIIDSERFRPTVDLAWPRIVTGFAIMSKQTADLAMVGIAVGTAGTAGLAFALAFWEVVTMLGLGLAGGTVSLVSQNYGGEQTDRATLVVKQSILLTVALAVPIAAMFVFFADSLIGLFGSGPESRIHGRTYLVFVAPAVLFELLNLIASRTYTGVGDTFTEMVARAGGAVLNVVLSAALIFGAGLGVAGAAIGTSVSTGFVTVVLAWGMLGRSYGILGMEPSPVPVTLSGPWLEPTLLRQVVEISTPEIGRRLAQGIVVFPLLWIAATFGPVVVTALEVGRRVRSLINGVNWGLSLAASSLVGQHLGANDEDEAGAYGAAIIRLAAVCYTALAVLVVVFAEPIANLFVSGSEELALAATFVAVGAVSSIGFGIDGAAAGALLGAGDTRLPFVASLVGRYAFALPAAALGLVTPLGIGGLYLALLLETAVPGGITYWLFRRGRWKVVSRRYRPAAEAD encoded by the coding sequence ATGACAGGCCGGCAGGCGGCAGCCGTCGCGTTCCTCGCCGAGACGCTCGAGCGACTCGGCATCATCGACAGCGAGAGGTTTCGGCCGACGGTCGATCTCGCGTGGCCACGGATCGTCACCGGCTTTGCGATCATGTCCAAGCAGACGGCCGACCTCGCGATGGTCGGCATCGCCGTCGGGACGGCCGGCACAGCGGGGCTTGCCTTCGCGCTCGCGTTCTGGGAGGTCGTGACGATGCTCGGGCTCGGGCTGGCGGGTGGGACCGTCAGCCTCGTCTCGCAGAACTACGGCGGCGAGCAGACCGACCGGGCCACGCTCGTGGTAAAACAGAGCATCCTGCTCACCGTGGCGCTCGCAGTGCCAATCGCGGCCATGTTCGTCTTCTTTGCCGACTCGTTGATCGGGCTGTTCGGTTCCGGGCCGGAGTCGCGCATCCACGGGCGCACCTATCTCGTCTTCGTCGCGCCCGCTGTCTTATTCGAACTGCTGAATCTGATCGCCAGCCGAACGTACACGGGCGTTGGCGACACGTTCACGGAGATGGTCGCCCGCGCCGGTGGAGCCGTGCTCAACGTCGTCCTCAGCGCCGCCCTCATTTTCGGGGCCGGACTCGGCGTCGCCGGTGCGGCGATCGGCACCTCCGTCTCGACGGGCTTCGTCACGGTCGTCCTCGCGTGGGGGATGCTCGGACGGTCCTACGGCATCCTCGGGATGGAACCCAGCCCGGTGCCGGTGACGCTTTCGGGGCCGTGGCTCGAACCGACGCTGTTGCGCCAAGTGGTCGAAATCTCGACGCCGGAGATCGGCCGCCGACTGGCACAGGGGATCGTCGTCTTCCCGCTGTTGTGGATCGCCGCCACCTTCGGCCCGGTGGTCGTCACCGCCCTCGAGGTCGGCCGGCGCGTCCGGAGCCTAATCAACGGCGTCAACTGGGGGCTCTCGCTGGCCGCGAGTTCGCTCGTGGGCCAACACCTCGGCGCGAACGACGAGGACGAAGCCGGCGCATATGGTGCGGCGATTATCCGGCTCGCCGCCGTCTGTTACACCGCGCTGGCCGTGCTAGTCGTCGTCTTCGCCGAACCGATCGCGAACCTGTTCGTCTCCGGGAGCGAGGAACTCGCGCTGGCGGCCACGTTCGTCGCCGTCGGCGCGGTCAGTTCGATCGGCTTCGGGATCGACGGCGCTGCCGCGGGCGCATTGCTCGGGGCCGGCGATACGCGCCTTCCCTTCGTCGCCTCGCTCGTCGGCCGGTACGCCTTTGCGCTCCCGGCGGCCGCGCTGGGACTCGTCACGCCACTCGGAATCGGCGGGCTCTATCTCGCCTTGCTGCTCGAGACGGCCGTCCCCGGCGGGATCACCTACTGGCTGTTCCGGCGGGGCCGCTGGAAGGTCGTCAGTCGGCGCTATCGGCCAGCGGCGGAGGCCGACTGA
- a CDS encoding DUF7260 family protein yields MSAPQRAVLESATAALDREHTQLTAERRAFERFRSRVARLETAAPSTAAVASHTVGSPIAVRPHSTPRVGGLESIVDAYRDTVMAIPHYDDVYAEPCREHMAGELGAELAAAIDGSSQVHPPIKQSVIAATDHAIDARTQLIDAIEDEHAELETATQTLATLRADLESLRAQPLAQLEFNALRLTRERLTNLRIRCDEFAAARQETIWRRRQLTIADMGVFERYCYGECDRTHPVLAALAAYGDRLERTLARVDGYLTTAR; encoded by the coding sequence GTGTCCGCACCTCAAAGGGCCGTTCTCGAGTCGGCAACCGCGGCACTTGACCGCGAACACACGCAGTTGACCGCCGAACGACGCGCGTTCGAACGGTTTCGCTCGCGTGTCGCACGACTCGAGACGGCTGCACCCAGTACGGCCGCAGTGGCATCGCACACGGTCGGCTCGCCGATAGCCGTTCGCCCTCACTCGACGCCCCGAGTTGGCGGTCTCGAGTCGATCGTCGACGCCTATCGCGACACGGTGATGGCCATCCCGCACTACGACGACGTGTACGCCGAACCCTGCCGCGAGCACATGGCCGGCGAACTCGGCGCGGAGCTGGCGGCGGCGATCGACGGGAGTTCGCAGGTACACCCGCCGATCAAACAGTCGGTGATCGCGGCGACCGACCACGCCATCGACGCCCGAACACAGCTCATCGATGCGATCGAGGACGAACACGCCGAACTCGAGACGGCGACGCAGACCCTCGCGACACTCCGTGCGGATCTCGAGTCACTTCGCGCACAGCCGCTGGCGCAACTCGAGTTCAACGCGCTCCGGCTCACGAGAGAGCGCCTCACCAACCTTCGGATCCGGTGTGATGAGTTCGCCGCTGCCCGTCAGGAGACGATCTGGCGACGGCGACAGCTCACGATCGCCGACATGGGTGTCTTCGAGCGGTACTGCTACGGCGAGTGCGACCGGACGCATCCGGTACTCGCCGCCCTCGCCGCGTACGGCGATCGGCTCGAGCGGACGCTGGCGCGTGTCGACGGCTACTTGACAACAGCCAGATAG
- a CDS encoding PIN domain-containing protein has translation MTSPTQVALDTSALMMPVELDVRLFDELDRVVDGYELVAPQAVIEELRRLSEKGGKEGTAANVGHDLATERCLIVDTEASYADDALVELAREGVADYVVTNDRPLGERVREVRVPVIALRGRNKLAITQP, from the coding sequence ATGACATCCCCGACGCAGGTCGCCCTCGACACGAGCGCGCTCATGATGCCCGTCGAACTCGACGTTCGACTGTTCGACGAACTCGATCGAGTGGTAGACGGGTACGAGCTAGTCGCGCCACAGGCCGTCATCGAAGAACTCCGCCGACTCTCGGAGAAAGGTGGCAAAGAGGGAACGGCTGCAAACGTCGGGCACGATCTGGCGACCGAGCGCTGTCTCATCGTCGATACTGAGGCATCGTACGCCGACGACGCGCTGGTCGAACTCGCCCGCGAGGGCGTCGCCGACTACGTCGTCACGAACGATCGCCCGCTCGGCGAGCGGGTACGCGAAGTACGCGTACCGGTAATTGCATTACGCGGGAGAAACAAGTTAGCGATCACTCAACCATAG
- a CDS encoding DNA-directed RNA polymerase, with translation MYKRVRLKDTVEVPPEELGDVSPDLVKRLLQDKLEGRMDEEVGSVVSVTEVHDIGEGTVLPNRPGVYYEADFDAVTFDPQMQEVVDGTVVEVVEFGAFVGIGPVDGLLHVSQISDEYLAFDGENQQLASNESNRTLGVDDAVRARIVTKSIDERNPRDSKIGLTAKQPGLGKHGWLEEDHEKREAAAGE, from the coding sequence ATGTACAAACGGGTCAGATTAAAAGACACGGTAGAAGTACCACCGGAGGAACTCGGCGACGTCTCGCCGGACCTCGTGAAGCGACTGCTACAGGACAAACTCGAAGGCCGCATGGACGAGGAAGTCGGCAGCGTCGTCTCGGTCACCGAAGTCCACGACATCGGTGAGGGGACGGTGCTGCCGAACCGACCGGGCGTCTACTACGAAGCGGACTTCGACGCTGTCACCTTCGATCCGCAGATGCAGGAAGTCGTCGACGGTACCGTCGTCGAGGTCGTCGAGTTCGGCGCCTTCGTCGGCATCGGCCCCGTCGACGGGCTGCTGCACGTCTCGCAGATCAGCGACGAGTACCTCGCCTTCGACGGTGAGAACCAGCAACTCGCCTCCAACGAATCGAACCGCACCCTCGGCGTCGACGACGCCGTCCGCGCCCGCATCGTCACCAAAAGCATCGACGAGCGCAACCCGCGTGACTCCAAGATCGGCCTGACGGCGAAACAGCCCGGCCTCGGCAAGCACGGCTGGCTCGAGGAAGACCACGAGAAACGCGAAGCGGCGGCGGGTGAATAA
- the spt4 gene encoding transcription elongation factor subunit Spt4: MASDRLVCRECHRVNDPDNETCDACNSSSLTEDWAGYVVIAHPEDSEIATEMQVTEPGAYALKVR, encoded by the coding sequence ATGGCTTCGGACCGTCTCGTCTGTCGCGAGTGCCACCGGGTCAACGATCCGGACAACGAGACCTGCGACGCCTGTAACTCCTCGTCGCTGACCGAAGACTGGGCCGGCTACGTCGTCATCGCCCATCCCGAAGACAGCGAAATCGCGACGGAGATGCAGGTGACCGAGCCCGGCGCGTACGCACTGAAGGTCCGGTAA
- a CDS encoding translation initiation factor IF-2 subunit gamma: MAGNQQPEVNIGLVGHVDHGKTTLVQALSGSWTDQHSEEMKRGISIRLGYADATFRHCAELDEPECYTVEEECPDGSPSEPLRTVSFVDAPGHETLMATMLSGASLMDGAVLVISASEPVPQPQTEEHLMALDIIGIDNIVIAQNKVDLVSGDQARQNYEEIQEFVEGTVAEDAPVVPVSAGQEVNLDLLMQAIEEEIPTPDRDPDADPRMHVARSFDINKPGTTHENLAGGVLGGSLVQGELEVGDEIEIRPGREVEEGGQTEYVPIQTTIRSLQAGGETVDTVTPGGLLGVGTGLDPALTKGDALAGRLAGPPGSLPPTWEQFTMNVDLLDRIVGAEHGETVDEISTGEPLMMTVGTATTVGAVTSAREGECEVNLKRPVAAEPGAKIAINRRIGARWRLIGLGTLKE, from the coding sequence ATGGCAGGAAATCAACAACCGGAGGTGAACATCGGGCTCGTCGGTCACGTCGACCACGGCAAGACCACGCTGGTACAGGCCCTCAGTGGATCGTGGACTGACCAGCACTCAGAGGAGATGAAACGCGGTATCTCCATCAGGCTCGGCTACGCCGACGCCACGTTCCGTCACTGTGCGGAGCTGGACGAACCCGAGTGTTACACCGTCGAAGAGGAGTGTCCGGACGGCTCGCCGAGTGAGCCGCTTCGGACCGTTTCGTTCGTCGACGCCCCTGGTCACGAGACCCTGATGGCGACGATGCTCTCTGGTGCGTCGCTGATGGACGGCGCCGTGTTGGTCATCAGTGCCAGCGAGCCCGTCCCACAGCCTCAGACCGAAGAGCACCTGATGGCGCTCGACATCATCGGCATCGACAACATCGTCATCGCCCAGAACAAGGTCGACCTCGTCAGCGGCGACCAGGCCCGACAGAACTACGAGGAGATCCAGGAGTTCGTCGAGGGCACGGTCGCCGAAGACGCACCCGTCGTCCCGGTCTCGGCCGGGCAAGAGGTCAACCTCGACCTGCTGATGCAGGCGATCGAGGAGGAGATTCCAACTCCCGATCGAGACCCTGACGCCGATCCACGAATGCACGTCGCCCGCAGTTTCGACATCAACAAACCGGGGACAACCCACGAAAACCTCGCTGGCGGCGTCCTCGGCGGCAGCCTCGTTCAGGGTGAACTCGAGGTCGGCGACGAGATCGAGATCCGCCCCGGCCGCGAAGTCGAGGAAGGCGGGCAGACCGAGTACGTCCCGATCCAGACGACGATTCGCTCGCTGCAAGCCGGCGGCGAGACCGTCGACACCGTCACGCCGGGTGGCTTACTCGGCGTCGGGACCGGGCTCGACCCTGCACTGACCAAAGGCGACGCACTCGCCGGACGGCTGGCAGGCCCACCGGGGTCGCTGCCACCGACCTGGGAGCAGTTCACCATGAACGTCGACCTGCTCGACCGCATCGTCGGTGCCGAACACGGCGAGACCGTCGACGAGATCAGCACTGGCGAGCCACTGATGATGACCGTCGGCACCGCGACGACTGTCGGTGCCGTCACGAGCGCTCGCGAGGGCGAGTGTGAGGTTAACCTCAAACGGCCCGTCGCCGCCGAACCGGGCGCAAAGATCGCGATCAACCGCCGTATCGGTGCTCGCTGGCGGCTGATCGGTCTCGGAACGCTCAAAGAATAA
- a CDS encoding geranylgeranyl reductase family protein, whose amino-acid sequence MYDFVVVGVGPAGARFSRRAAEQGYDVLALEKGTVGTPLACSGHVSTDIWEFTGEGAREALFQNEIYGARFHVGGPHSDAYPFYKDEVASNVIDRVGLDRHLADLAREAGADVREEHTVTDVAEHDDHVTVVASGPEGSLEFETKLVAGCDGPRSRVREALTLPEPDELLHGVLAFSDETDHQNFVDVHLTAPTFFAWRIPRGDAGVEYGLAAPPGVQVTKHFEELIDGYEIDVAHRCSGAIPIGPPRRVTSRRGFLIGDAAAQTKPFTGGGILYGMTCADHAAREIDPDRPATLAAYERAWRDDLEREMTLGHSLRRAYSFPEPVQRIGLGALSGEIGVHMDRPTSLVSPSHLKAMLSRLRP is encoded by the coding sequence ATGTACGATTTCGTCGTCGTGGGCGTCGGCCCGGCCGGGGCACGCTTCTCGCGACGGGCCGCCGAACAGGGGTACGACGTGCTCGCCCTTGAGAAAGGGACAGTGGGGACGCCACTGGCCTGTTCGGGCCACGTGAGTACGGACATCTGGGAGTTCACCGGCGAGGGAGCACGCGAAGCGCTGTTCCAGAATGAGATCTACGGCGCGCGCTTTCACGTCGGCGGGCCACACAGCGATGCCTATCCCTTCTACAAGGACGAGGTCGCCTCGAACGTCATCGATCGCGTCGGCTTGGATCGACACCTCGCCGACCTCGCGCGGGAAGCGGGCGCGGACGTCCGCGAGGAACACACTGTCACGGACGTGGCCGAACACGACGACCACGTGACCGTCGTTGCCAGCGGCCCCGAGGGCTCCCTCGAGTTCGAAACGAAGCTCGTGGCCGGCTGTGACGGTCCTCGGTCGCGGGTCCGCGAGGCGCTGACGCTGCCCGAACCCGACGAACTCCTCCACGGCGTGTTGGCCTTTTCCGACGAGACCGACCACCAGAACTTCGTCGACGTCCACCTGACTGCACCGACGTTCTTCGCGTGGCGCATCCCCCGTGGCGATGCCGGCGTCGAGTACGGGCTCGCGGCCCCGCCGGGCGTGCAGGTCACAAAACACTTCGAGGAACTGATCGACGGCTACGAGATCGACGTTGCCCATCGCTGCTCGGGGGCGATCCCGATCGGCCCGCCGCGTCGCGTCACGAGTCGCCGCGGCTTTCTCATCGGCGACGCGGCCGCCCAGACCAAACCCTTCACCGGTGGCGGCATCCTCTATGGCATGACCTGTGCCGACCACGCTGCCCGCGAGATCGATCCCGATCGGCCTGCAACGCTCGCCGCCTACGAGCGCGCCTGGCGCGACGACTTAGAGCGCGAGATGACGCTCGGCCACTCCCTCCGACGAGCCTACTCGTTTCCCGAACCCGTCCAACGGATCGGCCTCGGCGCGCTCTCGGGCGAGATCGGCGTCCACATGGACCGACCAACCTCGCTCGTCTCGCCGTCTCATCTCAAGGCGATGCTCTCGAGGCTACGGCCCTAA